A portion of the Leptospira noumeaensis genome contains these proteins:
- a CDS encoding calcium/sodium antiporter, with protein MDAFLTATFQTLPLPVLLLVIIGSILVLGKAADVLVDEAVSLSTRWGVPKMIIGATIVSLGTTLPEVSVSVLSALEGNPGIALGNAVGSIICDTGLILGIAILISPPDIDKRLVNRQGWIQVLAGFLLVFAALPWTNLTSVFSTGGRIEQGTGFVFLILLAVYIYLSIRWSRSKPGEVEAGIDATTEYDESPFWIVLLKLVVAITLVILSSKVLIPSVQETAVRLSIPDSIIGATLVAFGTSLPELVTAIQASRRGHSELAVGNIIGADILNVLFVSGAAAAVTRNGLEAPVSFFTFYFPSMLIVLVLFRLGIVFSKDKIKRPFGVFLLFIYVLATVAGFVFKG; from the coding sequence ATGGATGCATTTCTTACTGCAACTTTTCAAACCCTTCCTTTGCCAGTTCTTTTACTCGTCATCATTGGCTCCATCCTTGTTTTAGGAAAAGCCGCTGACGTTCTAGTCGATGAGGCAGTTTCTCTCTCAACAAGATGGGGAGTTCCCAAAATGATCATTGGGGCCACCATCGTGAGTTTAGGCACAACCCTTCCCGAAGTTTCCGTATCTGTTCTTTCCGCTTTGGAAGGAAATCCAGGAATTGCACTTGGGAATGCCGTTGGTTCCATCATTTGCGATACAGGATTAATTTTAGGAATCGCTATCCTCATTTCCCCACCTGACATTGACAAACGACTAGTCAATCGCCAAGGTTGGATCCAAGTCCTCGCCGGATTTTTACTGGTGTTTGCGGCCCTACCTTGGACAAACCTAACATCCGTTTTTTCTACTGGTGGACGAATTGAGCAAGGAACCGGATTTGTATTTTTAATCCTACTTGCTGTTTATATTTATTTAAGCATTCGTTGGTCTCGATCCAAACCAGGGGAAGTCGAAGCAGGAATTGATGCCACAACCGAGTATGATGAATCTCCTTTTTGGATTGTTTTATTAAAACTAGTAGTTGCCATTACCTTGGTCATTTTATCTTCCAAGGTTCTCATCCCGTCTGTCCAAGAAACAGCCGTTCGCCTGTCCATTCCTGACTCCATCATTGGAGCCACACTGGTGGCATTTGGAACTTCCCTTCCAGAACTAGTAACTGCCATCCAAGCCTCACGTCGTGGGCATTCTGAACTTGCGGTGGGTAACATCATTGGCGCGGATATTTTGAATGTTCTATTTGTTTCCGGTGCCGCTGCTGCCGTTACGAGAAATGGACTTGAAGCTCCCGTTAGTTTTTTTACTTTCTACTTTCCTTCCATGCTCATCGTTCTTGTGTTATTTCGTTTAGGGATTGTTTTCTCTAAAGATAAAATCAAACGACCGTTTGGTGTATTTTTACTTTTTATTTATGTCCTAGCCACTGTCGCAGGATTTGTATTTAAAGGGTAA
- the dprA gene encoding DNA-processing protein DprA, with the protein MVVSILGHPRITSFLRRTKIWRNFESFSELYVTLPQYFEEDFWNQCLTECIQWEKSKDSHWKLVSFYDPEYPKNLKEIYDPPFVFVCLGNVQLLQSTLVAIVGTRKSSPVSLSATRKLVELLSVNKDLAVVSGMALGIDREAFLSALEFGLPVIGVLGTTLGMEYPPGNRDLYKRIKEDPNQLLITEILLKTEPAKWTFPKRNRVISGLSDKVYIMESGRKSGTISTAYSAMEQNREIFVFDHPKQFDNEGGRLLIRQGAQRLFSEMKIPKEKMVLESKEMSYEEWKNKRTIPSGIRRDGKWDLDLTL; encoded by the coding sequence GTGGTTGTATCGATTTTAGGCCATCCTCGGATTACTTCTTTTCTTCGCAGAACAAAAATTTGGCGGAACTTCGAATCTTTTTCGGAACTTTATGTTACCCTCCCTCAATATTTTGAAGAAGATTTTTGGAACCAATGCCTCACGGAATGTATCCAATGGGAAAAATCAAAAGATTCTCATTGGAAACTCGTTAGTTTTTATGACCCTGAATATCCGAAAAATTTAAAGGAAATTTACGATCCTCCATTCGTTTTTGTTTGTTTGGGGAATGTACAATTGTTGCAGTCTACTCTTGTTGCCATTGTTGGAACAAGGAAGTCTTCGCCAGTTTCCCTTTCTGCTACTAGGAAACTCGTAGAATTACTTTCGGTAAACAAAGATTTGGCGGTTGTTTCGGGTATGGCTCTTGGGATCGATCGGGAGGCATTTTTATCTGCTTTGGAATTTGGACTTCCTGTGATTGGAGTTCTCGGAACTACTTTGGGAATGGAATACCCACCGGGAAATCGGGATCTTTACAAACGAATCAAAGAAGACCCAAACCAACTTCTGATTACCGAAATTTTACTCAAAACAGAACCTGCCAAATGGACTTTCCCCAAACGCAATCGTGTTATCTCTGGTCTTTCGGACAAAGTGTACATTATGGAATCAGGAAGGAAATCGGGAACCATTTCTACAGCCTATAGTGCGATGGAACAAAACCGTGAGATCTTTGTTTTTGATCATCCCAAACAATTTGATAACGAAGGAGGAAGGTTACTCATAAGACAAGGTGCACAAAGGTTATTTTCTGAAATGAAAATCCCAAAAGAAAAAATGGTTTTGGAAAGTAAGGAGATGAGTTATGAAGAATGGAAAAACAAACGAACCATCCCTTCTGGAATTCGAAGAGATGGAAAATGGGATCTAGACCTTACCCTTTAA